One Erpetoichthys calabaricus chromosome 9, fErpCal1.3, whole genome shotgun sequence genomic region harbors:
- the LOC127529206 gene encoding E3 SUMO-protein ligase ZBED1-like produces MLLNMNSAWLKKKQKETDKRPATSASAKQMSITQAFTNATQYEKSSRRWKEITDAICYYIAKDMTPLATVERSGFKHLVKTLDRRYTVPSRSHFSKTALPDMYKTCCKNVAAELKNVQHFAATSDLWSSRTMDPFLSLTLHYIDDDWKLRQRCLETAYFQADHTADMIAQGLKDMLSEWDLAEEKLSAITTDNEAEMSSYLVSPMLDSEANPLDWWRKHHVHFPTLSKVAKKYLCIPATSSPSERVFSSGGNIVTCLRSCLKPEKVNMLVFLSKNLE; encoded by the exons atgttactgaatatgaacagtgcatggctcaaaaaaaaacaaaaagagactgacaagcgcccagcaacaagtgcttccgcaaagcagatgtcgataacacaagcgttcacaaatgccacacagtatgagaagagttcaagaagatggaaagaaataactgacgctatttgttattacatcgcaaaggatatgactcccttggctacagtggagagaagcgggtttaaacacctcgttaaaactctcgacagaagatacactgtgccatcgcgatcacatttttctaaaactgcgctgccagacatgtacaagacatgttgtaaaaatgtagctgctgaactgaaaaatgttcaacactttgcagccacatctgatctctggtcaagtaggacgatggacccattcttgagccttactttgcactacattgacgacgattggaagctgcgccagagatgccttgagacggcatattttcaagccgatcacacggcagatatgattgcgcaaggtctgaaagatatgctttctgaatgggacctcgcggaagaaaaactttcagccattacgacagacaatg aagcagagatgagcagctatttggtgtcccccatgctggatagtgaggcaaatccactggactggtggaggaagcatcatgtacactttcccactctaagtaaggtggcaaaaaagtatctctgcataccagctactagctccccatcagagcgggttttcagttcgggcggaaacattgttacatgcctcaggtcctgcctgaaacctgaaaaggttaacatgctcgtgtttcttagtaagaacttagagtaa